A single Perca flavescens isolate YP-PL-M2 chromosome 2, PFLA_1.0, whole genome shotgun sequence DNA region contains:
- the LOC114562837 gene encoding uncharacterized protein LOC114562837 — protein sequence MLLLKTFAPWLLLAFLGQQVSLSSGARNKNRGADKSVTPTPPGRAQRGGGNKSAASGRGKFSIKDKMQCMWEAKDVGDTVRLSVKCEDREARIKGEASDLQCKYNAKPQSCPEYQTDPKGFWKQVARAFKRLQGKVCKDDRALVRAGMCKSAPRDAHFKLDRSSVDHRSVRRTGDSPAAAISLHLHRCGSVRTDGLLRAREPPENG from the coding sequence ATGTTGCTGTTGAAGACTTTCGCTCCCTGGTTGCTGTTGGCCTTCCTTGGACAGCAGGTCTCTCTGTCCTCCGGTGCGCGCAATAAGAACCGAGGAGCGGACAAGAGCGTGACCCCAACCCCCCCCGGCAGAGCGCAGAGGGGCGGCGGGAACAAATCTGCAGCAAGCGGCCGGGGCAAGTTCTCCATCAAGGACAAGATGCAGTGCATGTGGGAAGCAAAAGACGTCGGGGACACGGTTCGGCTGTCGGTAAAATGCGAGGACCGGGAGGCGCGCATCAAAGGCGAAGCCAGCGATCTGCAGTGTAAATACAACGCCAAACCTCAGAGCTGCCCGGAATACCAGACCGACCCCAAGGGCTTCTGGAAACAGGTGGCCCGCGCGTTCAAAAGACTGCAAGGCAAAGTGTGCAAGGACGACCGGGCGCTGGTGAGGGCTGGCATGTGTAAGAGCGCGCCCCGGGATGCGCACTTCAAGCTGGACAGGTCCTCCGTAGACCACCGCTCAGTCCGGAGAACCGGCGACTCCCCAGCCGCCGCCATCTCGCTCCATCTCCACCGCTGCGGCTCCGTCCGGACCGACGGCCTGCTCAGGGCGCGCGAACCACCGGAAAACGGCTGA
- the fgfbp2b gene encoding fibroblast growth factor-binding protein 2b: protein QQQQQQQRSSVWDEAIKFSTKTKDSCTMVVSGAGDYTRLRVSCKGPSQGQTQGRSYYCDFQGKPNLCRAYNLNPRHYFTQMMWDMRKLSHACQGPKVYRPAMCKKYPDEAQMTFLASWPKATTPKPSKPVQEPRKPVVPAQNKPVTTPKPVKPQQQPVKPQPGKGPQIKKATPKPGKTTIRPTELTDSKASRIASEYCWKSFHGVCSYFISWFQN, encoded by the coding sequence cagcagcagcagcagcagcaacgcaGCAGCGTCTGGGATGAGGCCATCAAATTCAGCACCAAGACCAAAGACTCCTGTACCATGGTAGTTTCTGGAGCCGGGGACTATACTCGCCTGCGTGTCTCCTGCAAAGGTCCCAGCCAGGGCCAGACCCAAGGACGCTCCTACTACTGTGACTTCCAGGGCAAACCCAACCTGTGCCGCGCCTACAACCTCAACCCTCGCCACTACTTCACCCAGATGATGTGGGACATGAGGAAGCTGAGCCACGCCTGCCAGGGACCCAAAGTCTACCGCCCAGCGATGTGCAAGAAATACCCCGACGAGGCCCAGATGACCTTCCTGGCCTCCTGGCCCAAGGCCACCACCCCTAAGCCCTCCAAGCCTGTCCAGGAGCCGCGCAAACCAGTGGTGCCGGCCCAGAACAAGCCTGTCACTACTCCTAAACCTGTCAAGCCCCAGCAGCAGCCAGTCAAGCCCCAGCCAGGCAAGGGCCCCCAGATCAAGAAAGCCACCCCCAAGCCTGGGAAGACCACTATTCGTCCCACAGAGCTGACTGACTCCAAAGCCTCCCGCATCGCCTCTGAGTACTGCTGGAAGAGCTTCCACGGCGTCTGCTCCTACTTCATCAGCTGGTTCCAAAACTGA